The following are encoded together in the Zingiber officinale cultivar Zhangliang chromosome 8A, Zo_v1.1, whole genome shotgun sequence genome:
- the LOC122007983 gene encoding protein BCCIP homolog has product HVKLEVVDEVEEQEVDMVHADFGFFDPKLGDFSGVKLLLHNYLDNKPWDLSGFVDLILEQTTDGTVVKLDEQDEVGHTDDDDDDDAGPFGVITALNLQRYQDHRCIKELPEFLLEACTEETTKKKLKTYLERQAGDVGLLVSQRFVNCPYQLVPPLYDALFDEISWATEDEPMQELRDSFCFKYYVLVTRIFESKTINQSKANLKGDDDFSDSIIYTKPEDEIFREIQKVCSILQMKNYKEKGLAMVIDASEVSKIREKLNCLLTEC; this is encoded by the exons CATGTCAAATTGGAAGTAGTAGATGAAGTCGAGGAACAAGAA GTTGACATGGTACATGCAGATTTTGGGTTCTTTGACCCCAAGCTGGGGGATTTCAGTGGGGTGAAGCTCCTTCTTCACAATTACCTCGACAACAAGCCATGGGACCTCAGTGGTTTTGTGGATTTGATCTTGGAGCAGACGACTGATGGTACAGTTGTCAAATTGGATGAGCAAGATGAAGTAGGACATACAgacgacgatgatgatgatgatgcagGACCTTTTGGTGTTATCACTGCTCTTAATCTGCAAAGATACCAGG ATCACAGATGCATTAAGGAACTCCCAGAGTTCTTGCTTGAAGCATGTACTGAGGAAACCACAAAGAAAAAGCTGAAGACATATTTGGAACGACAAGCAGGTGATGTGGGCCTTTTAGTTTCTCAACGCTTTGTCAACTGCCCCTACCAGTTAGTGCCTCCATTGTATGATGCATTGTTTGATGAGATATCATGGGCAACTGAAGATGAG CCAATGCAGGAGCTTAGGGACTCCTTCTGTTTCAAGTATTATGTGTTGGTTACTAGAATTTTTGAG AGCAAAACCATCAACCAAAGCAAGGCAAACTTGAAGGGTGATGATGATTTTAGCGACTCTATAATATATACCAAGCCAGAGGATGAGATTTTTCGAGAG ATACAAAAAGTTTGTTCTATACTACAGATGAAGAACTACAAGGAGAAGGGGCTGGCCATGGTTATAGATGCTAGCGAAGTTTCTAAGATTCGAGAGAAGTTGAACTGTTTACTGACTGAATGTTGA
- the LOC122007984 gene encoding trihelix transcription factor GTL1-like isoform X1 produces the protein MQQKSGEGLQFQAEMSGSRPQGLVESTQPPPLPAAQQLAETPSPISSRPPPPPAPTPGAVNFDELGSAVAGAVGFLDDEEAERGGPSGSRWPKQETLALLKIRSEMDAAFRDATFKGPLWEEISRKLAELGYKRSSKKCKEKFENVHKYYKRTKEGRAGRQDGKTYRFFTQLEALHGRSGGGDATTSTAIAAQPITAEPPATFSFTTPPMSAPPAATRIQPFPISAAAPPLVLTPTRLVPEISQQRLSSSTAVAGISFSSNSSFSSSSDSDSDEEMAEAGGNAEERKRKRGSTGRPARRQMMAFFEGLMRQVMERQEAMQQRFLEAIEKREQERMKREEAWLLQEIARLSREQELLVQERAMAASRDAAVISYLQKITGQSITLPTIPSATTLPLATSVVALTSLPSHNPPPAPPPPSNPPQPPPSLQKHEAAQRSTEITIQTSPASHLAPINSEQQEGRGPGSGGFDAPASSSRWPKTEVHALIKLRSELESRYQEAGPKGPLWDEISSSMQRLGYNRNSKRCKEKWENINKYFKKVKDSNKKRQEDSKTCPYFDQLDALYRRKQFGSAAGGSRSLAAQQQQEHLDTNPTKEYLPLQLHPPAPQDHGKNEKTNDGNSDTGGAVQVPTSNGGHTPSFIEEGMKKPEDIVKELIMEQRQQQGMVDVDYDKMDDETDSENLDQADDDDDDDDDDDDDDEDSKKQYKIQFQRPNGGNGTAATTTTTAAAAASSFLAMVQ, from the exons ATGCAGCAGAAGTCAGGAGAAGGCCTACAATTCCAGGCGGAGATGTCGGGTAGTCGACCTCAGGGGCTGGTCGAGTCCACACAGCCGCCGCCGCTGCCGGCGGCTCAACAGCTGGCGGAGACCCCCTCGCCGATCAGCTCCCGGCCTCCTCCTCCGCCGGCGCCAACTCCGGGCGCGGTCAATTTCGACGAGCTGGGTTCAGCCGTAGCAGGAGCTGTGGGGTTCCTGGACGACGAGGAGGCAGAGCGCGGCGGGCCCTCCGGAAGCCGGTGGCCTAAGCAGGAGACGCTGGCGCTGCTCAAGATCAGGTCGGAGATGGACGCTGCCTTCCGGGACGCCACCTTCAAGGGTCCTCTCTGGGAGGAAATCTCCAG GAAGCTAGCAGAGTTGGGATACAAGAGGAGCTCGAAGAAGTGCAAGGAGAAATTTGAGAACGTGCACAAGTACTACAAGCGCACTAAAGAAGGCCGTGCCGGCCGCCAGGACGGGAAGACCTACCGCTTCTTCACCCAGCTCGAGGCTCTCCATGGCAGAAGTGGGGGAGGCGACGCCACCACGTCCACTGCCATCGCCGCCCAGCCGATAACTGCCGAACCGCCCGCCACATTTAGCTTTACTACGCCTCCCATGTCGGCGCCGCCAGCTGCTACGAGAATTCAACCGTTTCCCATCTCAGCCGCCGCCCCTCCGCTTGTCCTCACGCCGACGAGGCTCGTCCCCGAGATTAGCCAGCAGCGACTCTCGAGCTCGACGGCCGTGGCCGGAATTAGCTTCTCGTCcaactcttccttttcttcttcgtcggactccGACTCGGATGAGGAGATGGCGGAGGCCGGCGGCAACGCAGAGGAACGGAAGAGGAAGCGGGGAAGTACTGGCCGACCGGCTCGGCGGCAAATGATGGCTTTCTTCGAGGGATTGATGAGACAGGTAATGGAGCGGCAGGAGGCCATGCAACAGCGCTTCCTGGAGGCGATCGAGAAAAGAGAACAGGAAAGAATGAAGCGAGAAGAGGCATGGCTCCTGCAGGAGATTGCGCGGCTCAGCCGCGAGCAGGAGCTGCTCGTTCAGGAGCGCGCCATGGCGGCATCTCGCGACGCGGCGGTTATATCCTACCTTCAGAAGATCACCGGCCAGTCCATTACGCTTCCCACCATACCGTCGGCGACTACCCTTCCGCTGGCCACCTCCGTGGTAGCTCTAACTTCTCTCCCTTCACATAATCCTCCTCCTGCGCCACCTCCGCCATCGAATCCGCCGCAGCCACCGCCATCTTTGCAGAAACATGAAGCCGCGCAACGTTCTACTGAAATCACCATTCAGACCTCCCCGGCATCGCATCTTGCCCCCATTAACTCTGAGCAGCAAGAAGGCCGCGGGCCAGGAAGTGGTGGCTTTGACGCGCCGGCTTCGTCGTCGAGGTGGCCCAAGACGGAGGTCCATGCGCTGATCAAGCTCCGGAGTGAACTTGAATCGAGGTACCAAGAAGCCGGACCAAAAGGCCCTCTTTGGGACGAGATCTCCTCCTCAATGCAGCGCCTCGGCTACAACCGcaactccaagagatgcaaggAGAAGTGGGAGAACATCAACAAGTACTTCAAGAAGGTGAAGGATAGCAACAAGAAGCGGCAGGAGGACTCTAAGACCTGCCCTTATTTCGACCAATTGGACGCTCTTTACCGCCGGAAGCAATTCGGCAGTGCCGCCGGCGGCAGCAGAAGCTTGGCAGCTCAACAGCAGCAGGAGCATTTAGATACCAATCCCACAAAAGAATACTTACCCCTACAATTACATCCTCCGGCGCCTCAGGATCACGGAAAGAATGAAAAAACAAACGACGGAAATTCAGACACCGGAGGAGCAGTACAAGTTCCAACTAGTAATGGTGGCCACACACCCAGTTTCATCGAGGAAGGAAtgaagaag CCAGAAGACATTGTGAAAGAGCTAATTATGGAACAAAGGCAGCAACAAGGGATGGTGGATGTGGACTACGATAAGATGGACGACGAGACTGACAGCGAAAATCTTGACCAAgctgacgacgacgacgacgacgacgacgacgacgatgacGACGACGAGGACAGTAAGAAACAGTACAAGATACAGTTTCAGCGTCCTAACGGCGGAAACGGGACTGCGGCAACCACCACCACGACGGCGGCAGCCGCAGCAAGTTCCTTCTTGGCTATGGTTCAGTAA
- the LOC122007984 gene encoding trihelix transcription factor GTL1-like isoform X3 → MQQKSGEGLQFQAEMSGSRPQGLVESTQPPPLPAAQQLAETPSPISSRPPPPPAPTPGAVNFDELGSAVAGAVGFLDDEEAERGGPSGSRWPKQETLALLKIRSEMDAAFRDATFKGPLWEEISRKLAELGYKRSSKKCKEKFENVHKYYKRTKEGRAGRQDGKTYRFFTQLEALHGRSGGGDATTSTAIAAQPITAEPPATFSFTTPPMSAPPAATRIQPFPISAAAPPLVLTPTRLVPEISQQRLSSSTAVAGISFSSNSSFSSSSDSDSDEEMAEAGGNAEERKRKRGSTGRPARRQMMAFFEGLMRQVMERQEAMQQRFLEAIEKREQERMKREEAWLLQEIARLSREQELLVQERAMAASRDAAVISYLQKITGQSITLPTIPSATTLPLATSVVALTSLPSHNPPPAPPPPSNPPQPPPSLQKHEAAQRSTEITIQTSPASHLAPINSEQQEGRGPGSGGFDAPASSSRWPKTEVHALIKLRSELESRYQEAGPKGPLWDEISSSMQRLGYNRNSKRCKEKWENINKYFKKVKDSNKKRQEDSKTCPYFDQLDALYRRKQFGSAAGGSRSLAAQQQQEHLDTNPTKEYLPLQLHPPAPQDHGKNEKTNDGNSDTGGAVQVPTSNGGHTPSFIEEGMKKKTL, encoded by the exons ATGCAGCAGAAGTCAGGAGAAGGCCTACAATTCCAGGCGGAGATGTCGGGTAGTCGACCTCAGGGGCTGGTCGAGTCCACACAGCCGCCGCCGCTGCCGGCGGCTCAACAGCTGGCGGAGACCCCCTCGCCGATCAGCTCCCGGCCTCCTCCTCCGCCGGCGCCAACTCCGGGCGCGGTCAATTTCGACGAGCTGGGTTCAGCCGTAGCAGGAGCTGTGGGGTTCCTGGACGACGAGGAGGCAGAGCGCGGCGGGCCCTCCGGAAGCCGGTGGCCTAAGCAGGAGACGCTGGCGCTGCTCAAGATCAGGTCGGAGATGGACGCTGCCTTCCGGGACGCCACCTTCAAGGGTCCTCTCTGGGAGGAAATCTCCAG GAAGCTAGCAGAGTTGGGATACAAGAGGAGCTCGAAGAAGTGCAAGGAGAAATTTGAGAACGTGCACAAGTACTACAAGCGCACTAAAGAAGGCCGTGCCGGCCGCCAGGACGGGAAGACCTACCGCTTCTTCACCCAGCTCGAGGCTCTCCATGGCAGAAGTGGGGGAGGCGACGCCACCACGTCCACTGCCATCGCCGCCCAGCCGATAACTGCCGAACCGCCCGCCACATTTAGCTTTACTACGCCTCCCATGTCGGCGCCGCCAGCTGCTACGAGAATTCAACCGTTTCCCATCTCAGCCGCCGCCCCTCCGCTTGTCCTCACGCCGACGAGGCTCGTCCCCGAGATTAGCCAGCAGCGACTCTCGAGCTCGACGGCCGTGGCCGGAATTAGCTTCTCGTCcaactcttccttttcttcttcgtcggactccGACTCGGATGAGGAGATGGCGGAGGCCGGCGGCAACGCAGAGGAACGGAAGAGGAAGCGGGGAAGTACTGGCCGACCGGCTCGGCGGCAAATGATGGCTTTCTTCGAGGGATTGATGAGACAGGTAATGGAGCGGCAGGAGGCCATGCAACAGCGCTTCCTGGAGGCGATCGAGAAAAGAGAACAGGAAAGAATGAAGCGAGAAGAGGCATGGCTCCTGCAGGAGATTGCGCGGCTCAGCCGCGAGCAGGAGCTGCTCGTTCAGGAGCGCGCCATGGCGGCATCTCGCGACGCGGCGGTTATATCCTACCTTCAGAAGATCACCGGCCAGTCCATTACGCTTCCCACCATACCGTCGGCGACTACCCTTCCGCTGGCCACCTCCGTGGTAGCTCTAACTTCTCTCCCTTCACATAATCCTCCTCCTGCGCCACCTCCGCCATCGAATCCGCCGCAGCCACCGCCATCTTTGCAGAAACATGAAGCCGCGCAACGTTCTACTGAAATCACCATTCAGACCTCCCCGGCATCGCATCTTGCCCCCATTAACTCTGAGCAGCAAGAAGGCCGCGGGCCAGGAAGTGGTGGCTTTGACGCGCCGGCTTCGTCGTCGAGGTGGCCCAAGACGGAGGTCCATGCGCTGATCAAGCTCCGGAGTGAACTTGAATCGAGGTACCAAGAAGCCGGACCAAAAGGCCCTCTTTGGGACGAGATCTCCTCCTCAATGCAGCGCCTCGGCTACAACCGcaactccaagagatgcaaggAGAAGTGGGAGAACATCAACAAGTACTTCAAGAAGGTGAAGGATAGCAACAAGAAGCGGCAGGAGGACTCTAAGACCTGCCCTTATTTCGACCAATTGGACGCTCTTTACCGCCGGAAGCAATTCGGCAGTGCCGCCGGCGGCAGCAGAAGCTTGGCAGCTCAACAGCAGCAGGAGCATTTAGATACCAATCCCACAAAAGAATACTTACCCCTACAATTACATCCTCCGGCGCCTCAGGATCACGGAAAGAATGAAAAAACAAACGACGGAAATTCAGACACCGGAGGAGCAGTACAAGTTCCAACTAGTAATGGTGGCCACACACCCAGTTTCATCGAGGAAGGAAtgaagaag AAGACATTGTGA
- the LOC122007984 gene encoding trihelix transcription factor GTL1-like isoform X2 has translation MQQKSGEGLQFQAEMSGSRPQGLVESTQPPPLPAAQQLAETPSPISSRPPPPPAPTPGAVNFDELGSAVAGAVGFLDDEEAERGGPSGSRWPKQETLALLKIRSEMDAAFRDATFKGPLWEEISRKLAELGYKRSSKKCKEKFENVHKYYKRTKEGRAGRQDGKTYRFFTQLEALHGRSGGGDATTSTAIAAQPITAEPPATFSFTTPPMSAPPAATRIQPFPISAAAPPLVLTPTRLVPEISQQRLSSSTAVAGISFSSNSSFSSSSDSDSDEEMAEAGGNAEERKRKRGSTGRPARRQMMAFFEGLMRQVMERQEAMQQRFLEAIEKREQERMKREEAWLLQEIARLSREQELLVQERAMAASRDAAVISYLQKITGQSITLPTIPSATTLPLATSVVALTSLPSHNPPPAPPPPSNPPQPPPSLQKHEAAQRSTEITIQTSPASHLAPINSEQQEGRGPGSGGFDAPASSSRWPKTEVHALIKLRSELESRYQEAGPKGPLWDEISSSMQRLGYNRNSKRCKEKWENINKYFKKVKDSNKKRQEDSKTCPYFDQLDALYRRKQFGSAAGGSRSLAAQQQQEHLDTNPTKEYLPLQLHPPAPQDHGKNEKTNDGNSDTGGAVQVPTSNGGHTPSFIEEGMKKILPFEARRHCERANYGTKAATRDGGCGLR, from the exons ATGCAGCAGAAGTCAGGAGAAGGCCTACAATTCCAGGCGGAGATGTCGGGTAGTCGACCTCAGGGGCTGGTCGAGTCCACACAGCCGCCGCCGCTGCCGGCGGCTCAACAGCTGGCGGAGACCCCCTCGCCGATCAGCTCCCGGCCTCCTCCTCCGCCGGCGCCAACTCCGGGCGCGGTCAATTTCGACGAGCTGGGTTCAGCCGTAGCAGGAGCTGTGGGGTTCCTGGACGACGAGGAGGCAGAGCGCGGCGGGCCCTCCGGAAGCCGGTGGCCTAAGCAGGAGACGCTGGCGCTGCTCAAGATCAGGTCGGAGATGGACGCTGCCTTCCGGGACGCCACCTTCAAGGGTCCTCTCTGGGAGGAAATCTCCAG GAAGCTAGCAGAGTTGGGATACAAGAGGAGCTCGAAGAAGTGCAAGGAGAAATTTGAGAACGTGCACAAGTACTACAAGCGCACTAAAGAAGGCCGTGCCGGCCGCCAGGACGGGAAGACCTACCGCTTCTTCACCCAGCTCGAGGCTCTCCATGGCAGAAGTGGGGGAGGCGACGCCACCACGTCCACTGCCATCGCCGCCCAGCCGATAACTGCCGAACCGCCCGCCACATTTAGCTTTACTACGCCTCCCATGTCGGCGCCGCCAGCTGCTACGAGAATTCAACCGTTTCCCATCTCAGCCGCCGCCCCTCCGCTTGTCCTCACGCCGACGAGGCTCGTCCCCGAGATTAGCCAGCAGCGACTCTCGAGCTCGACGGCCGTGGCCGGAATTAGCTTCTCGTCcaactcttccttttcttcttcgtcggactccGACTCGGATGAGGAGATGGCGGAGGCCGGCGGCAACGCAGAGGAACGGAAGAGGAAGCGGGGAAGTACTGGCCGACCGGCTCGGCGGCAAATGATGGCTTTCTTCGAGGGATTGATGAGACAGGTAATGGAGCGGCAGGAGGCCATGCAACAGCGCTTCCTGGAGGCGATCGAGAAAAGAGAACAGGAAAGAATGAAGCGAGAAGAGGCATGGCTCCTGCAGGAGATTGCGCGGCTCAGCCGCGAGCAGGAGCTGCTCGTTCAGGAGCGCGCCATGGCGGCATCTCGCGACGCGGCGGTTATATCCTACCTTCAGAAGATCACCGGCCAGTCCATTACGCTTCCCACCATACCGTCGGCGACTACCCTTCCGCTGGCCACCTCCGTGGTAGCTCTAACTTCTCTCCCTTCACATAATCCTCCTCCTGCGCCACCTCCGCCATCGAATCCGCCGCAGCCACCGCCATCTTTGCAGAAACATGAAGCCGCGCAACGTTCTACTGAAATCACCATTCAGACCTCCCCGGCATCGCATCTTGCCCCCATTAACTCTGAGCAGCAAGAAGGCCGCGGGCCAGGAAGTGGTGGCTTTGACGCGCCGGCTTCGTCGTCGAGGTGGCCCAAGACGGAGGTCCATGCGCTGATCAAGCTCCGGAGTGAACTTGAATCGAGGTACCAAGAAGCCGGACCAAAAGGCCCTCTTTGGGACGAGATCTCCTCCTCAATGCAGCGCCTCGGCTACAACCGcaactccaagagatgcaaggAGAAGTGGGAGAACATCAACAAGTACTTCAAGAAGGTGAAGGATAGCAACAAGAAGCGGCAGGAGGACTCTAAGACCTGCCCTTATTTCGACCAATTGGACGCTCTTTACCGCCGGAAGCAATTCGGCAGTGCCGCCGGCGGCAGCAGAAGCTTGGCAGCTCAACAGCAGCAGGAGCATTTAGATACCAATCCCACAAAAGAATACTTACCCCTACAATTACATCCTCCGGCGCCTCAGGATCACGGAAAGAATGAAAAAACAAACGACGGAAATTCAGACACCGGAGGAGCAGTACAAGTTCCAACTAGTAATGGTGGCCACACACCCAGTTTCATCGAGGAAGGAAtgaagaag ATTCTTCCATTTGAAGCCAGAAGACATTGTGAAAGAGCTAATTATGGAACAAAGGCAGCAACAAGGGATGGTGGATGTGGACTACGATAA